One genomic segment of Burkholderiaceae bacterium includes these proteins:
- a CDS encoding M20/M25/M40 family metallo-hydrolase, whose product MNAPHAPELAAVMDAAAARRQIDAQWDGDIVRQLTDYIAIPAKSLAFDPSWAQHGFIDTVVRNAAQWVEAQKVPGLKLEVVRIDGRTPVIFFEIEGTKAGATQTALMYGHLDKQPEFSGWRADLGPWTPRLEDGKLYGRGGADDGYAVYAAIAAVQALKAQKLPHPRIVGLIETSEESGSPDLLPYIDALRPRLGDVGLVVCLDSGAGNYDQLWLTTSLRGMAAGTLKVEVLTEGVHSGDASGLVPSSFRILRQVLDRLEDSATGRLLPASFHCDIPAERIEQAQATARILGDDLFKRYPWVHYDCGGKDQSVLPMSGDPVEALLARTWRPTLSVTGAEGLPALQDAGNVLRPYTAFKLSLRLPPLVDAAQAVQQMKRLLEDNAPYQAKVTFDSAGGAATGWNAPASAPWFAQALDAASLAHFGAPCGYIGQGGTIPLMSQLSEGFPTSQMMVCGVLGPKSNAHGPNEFLHLAYAKRLTAAVAEVIARMP is encoded by the coding sequence ATGAACGCCCCCCACGCACCCGAACTCGCCGCCGTCATGGATGCCGCCGCCGCGCGGCGCCAGATCGATGCGCAGTGGGACGGCGACATCGTGCGCCAGCTCACCGACTACATCGCCATCCCGGCCAAGTCGCTGGCCTTCGATCCGTCCTGGGCCCAGCACGGCTTCATCGACACCGTGGTGCGCAACGCCGCACAGTGGGTCGAGGCGCAGAAGGTGCCCGGCCTCAAGCTGGAGGTGGTGCGCATCGACGGGCGCACGCCGGTGATCTTTTTCGAGATCGAGGGCACCAAGGCTGGGGCCACCCAAACGGCGCTCATGTATGGCCACCTGGACAAGCAGCCCGAGTTCAGCGGCTGGCGCGCCGACCTGGGGCCGTGGACGCCCCGGCTGGAAGACGGCAAGCTCTACGGCCGCGGCGGCGCCGACGACGGCTATGCGGTGTACGCAGCCATCGCCGCCGTGCAGGCCCTGAAGGCGCAAAAGCTGCCGCACCCGCGCATCGTCGGCCTGATCGAGACCAGCGAGGAAAGCGGCTCGCCCGACCTGCTGCCCTACATCGACGCCCTGCGCCCGCGCCTGGGCGACGTGGGCCTGGTGGTGTGCCTGGACTCGGGCGCCGGCAACTACGACCAGCTGTGGCTGACCACCAGCCTGCGCGGCATGGCGGCGGGCACGCTCAAGGTCGAGGTGCTGACCGAAGGCGTGCACTCGGGCGATGCCTCGGGCCTGGTGCCCAGCAGCTTCCGCATCCTGCGCCAGGTGCTCGACCGGCTGGAAGACTCGGCCACCGGTCGCCTGCTGCCCGCCAGCTTTCACTGCGACATCCCGGCCGAGCGCATCGAGCAGGCCCAGGCCACGGCGCGCATCCTGGGCGACGACCTGTTCAAGCGCTACCCCTGGGTGCATTACGACTGCGGCGGCAAGGATCAATCCGTGCTGCCCATGTCGGGCGACCCGGTCGAGGCCCTGCTGGCGCGCACCTGGCGGCCCACGCTCAGCGTGACCGGCGCCGAGGGCCTGCCCGCGCTGCAGGACGCCGGCAACGTGCTGCGCCCCTACACCGCCTTTAAGCTCAGCCTGCGCCTGCCGCCGCTGGTGGACGCCGCGCAGGCGGTGCAGCAGATGAAGCGCCTGCTGGAAGACAACGCGCCGTATCAGGCCAAGGTCACGTTCGACAGCGCGGGCGGCGCCGCCACCGGCTGGAACGCCCCCGCCTCGGCGCCCTGGTTCGCGCAGGCGCTGGATGCCGCGTCCCTCGCCCACTTCGGCGCGCCCTGCGGCTACATCGGCCAGGGCGGCACCATTCCGCTGATGAGCCAGTTGAGCGAAGGCTTTCCCACCTCGCAGATGATGGTCTGCGGCGTGCTGGGCCCCAAGAGCAACGCCCACGGACCCAACGAGTTCCTGCACCTGGCCTACGCCAAGCGCCTGACCGCTGCCGTGGCCGAAGTCATCGCCCGCATGCCCTGA
- a CDS encoding porin: MKTHALAAALVLGTVGATPAWAQASQATIFGTVDLAATHLSNGGGSTTGMSHSGGNISRIGLRGTEDLGSGYGAGFWFESGLNAKDGSAGGPAGNFWNRRATVSLTGPFGELRLGRDDSATFLNTLIFDPFLTNGVAGTQSFVMNGAPIQISNAVSYFLPKNLGGFYGQLQYAWGPASIPTSKTYRGFRGGYANGPLNLSLAAAQLDFSGAGKLKIANVGASYDFGTIKPALIWTQERRDGGSSVRAIQIGATAQFGVHQVRASIGDYRTSGGAADANWRKLGLGYAYNFSRRTMLYVSAGFVSNSDGANRAVSAQGMAVPVNTLGHSASGYEIGVRHFF, translated from the coding sequence ATGAAAACCCACGCACTTGCCGCGGCCCTGGTTCTGGGCACCGTCGGCGCGACGCCGGCCTGGGCGCAAGCCAGCCAGGCGACGATCTTCGGCACGGTGGACCTGGCGGCCACGCACCTGAGCAACGGTGGCGGCAGCACCACCGGCATGTCGCACAGCGGCGGCAACATCTCGCGCATCGGCCTGCGCGGCACGGAAGACCTGGGCAGCGGCTACGGCGCGGGCTTCTGGTTCGAGTCGGGCCTGAACGCCAAGGACGGCAGCGCCGGCGGCCCCGCGGGCAACTTCTGGAACCGGCGCGCCACCGTCAGCCTGACGGGCCCGTTTGGCGAACTGCGCCTGGGCCGTGACGACTCGGCCACCTTCCTGAACACGCTGATCTTCGACCCCTTCCTGACCAACGGCGTGGCGGGCACCCAGAGCTTCGTCATGAACGGCGCGCCGATCCAGATCAGCAACGCGGTCAGCTACTTCCTGCCCAAGAACCTGGGCGGCTTCTATGGCCAGCTGCAGTACGCCTGGGGGCCGGCCTCGATACCCACCAGCAAGACCTACCGCGGTTTTCGCGGGGGCTATGCCAACGGCCCGCTGAACCTCTCGCTGGCGGCGGCGCAACTGGACTTCAGCGGCGCCGGCAAGCTCAAGATCGCCAACGTGGGCGCCAGCTACGACTTCGGCACCATCAAGCCGGCCCTGATCTGGACGCAGGAGCGGCGCGACGGCGGCTCCTCGGTGCGCGCCATCCAGATCGGCGCCACGGCCCAATTCGGCGTCCACCAGGTGCGCGCCAGCATCGGCGACTACCGCACCAGCGGCGGCGCGGCCGACGCCAACTGGCGCAAGCTGGGGCTGGGCTATGCCTACAACTTCTCCAGGCGCACCATGCTGTACGTCAGCGCCGGCTTCGTCAGCAACAGCGACGGCGCCAACCGCGCCGTGTCGGCGCAGGGCATGGCGGTTCCGGTCAACACCCTGGGCCACTCCGCCTCCGGCTACGAAATCGGCGTGCGGCACTTTTTCTGA
- a CDS encoding oxidoreductase: protein MSSPTLSALVYAIRWEASEVVSVELRPATGEVEFPPFEAGSHINLHLPNGLSRSYSLCNSDAERGRYVVGVARDRNSRGGSLYVHQQLRVGSTVPIDPPRNNFKLDDAAPRSILVAGGIGVTPMFGMLQHLVAQGRPVEFIYCARSRKDAAFVDAIEALARAHAVPLTLHFDDEQSGPPYLHELLAGKGADSHYYCCGPTPMLNAFEEACAQLGWANTHIERFTAAPAPAAAPGSGFDVVCAKSGKTVPVPAGKSILDALTDAGLSPDCSCMEGVCGTCETAVIECDGELEHHDSVLTKSEKQAGKTMMICVSRCKGQRLVLDI, encoded by the coding sequence ATGTCCAGCCCCACGCTTTCGGCCCTGGTTTACGCGATTCGTTGGGAAGCCAGCGAGGTCGTCAGCGTGGAGCTGCGCCCGGCCACCGGCGAGGTCGAGTTCCCGCCCTTCGAGGCCGGCTCGCACATCAACCTGCACCTGCCCAACGGCCTGTCGCGCAGCTACTCGCTGTGCAACTCCGACGCCGAGCGCGGGCGCTACGTCGTCGGCGTGGCGCGCGACCGCAACAGCCGCGGCGGCTCGCTGTACGTGCACCAGCAGTTGCGCGTGGGCAGCACGGTGCCGATCGATCCGCCGCGCAACAACTTCAAGCTGGACGACGCGGCCCCGCGCAGCATCCTGGTGGCCGGCGGCATCGGCGTCACGCCCATGTTCGGCATGCTGCAGCACCTGGTGGCGCAGGGCCGGCCGGTGGAGTTCATCTACTGCGCGCGCAGCCGCAAGGACGCCGCCTTCGTCGACGCCATCGAGGCGCTGGCGCGCGCGCACGCCGTGCCGCTGACCCTGCACTTCGACGACGAGCAGAGCGGACCGCCCTACCTGCACGAGCTGCTGGCCGGCAAGGGTGCCGACAGCCACTACTACTGCTGCGGCCCCACGCCTATGCTCAACGCCTTCGAGGAGGCCTGCGCGCAGCTGGGCTGGGCCAACACCCACATCGAGCGCTTCACGGCCGCGCCGGCACCCGCCGCGGCGCCCGGCAGCGGCTTCGACGTGGTGTGCGCCAAGAGCGGCAAGACGGTGCCGGTGCCGGCCGGCAAGTCGATTCTGGACGCGCTGACCGACGCCGGCCTGAGCCCCGACTGCAGCTGCATGGAGGGCGTGTGCGGCACCTGCGAGACGGCCGTCATCGAATGCGATGGCGAGCTGGAGCACCACGACAGCGTGTTGACCAAGAGCGAGAAGCAGGCCGGCAAGACCATGATGATCTGCGTGTCGCGCTGCAAGGGCCAGCGCCTGGTGCTGGACATCTGA
- a CDS encoding aromatic ring-hydroxylating dioxygenase subunit alpha: protein MSPTQQDAVAKRLEEGLKDRWYALCPASFIKEKPVSLQRLGTTLAVWRGTDGKAHALEDRCPHRGAKLSQGAILNDTLKCPYHGVEVRCDGVATSVPASPGCKLEGARATFNYHVAEVADTLFVYNASKPVDTPPPLVLPPELADDAQFSRFLCYVEWKCDYRYVLDNVLDPMHGTFLHKQSHAMSQGATQMKFGIEATETGFLFAKEGQRDVNFDWSEFADTGIQTVKLEIPYPKTGGPGGGFIIIGMVTPIAPNLCGVYFWRVRKVAPGWARDTWRFLYRDRLEARHWHVLEQDRVLLEDLAPNANEHEHLYDHDMGVVRLRRVMRSAAQEQIEAEKARA from the coding sequence ATGAGCCCAACGCAACAGGACGCCGTCGCCAAGCGGCTGGAAGAAGGCCTGAAGGACCGCTGGTACGCGCTGTGCCCGGCATCCTTCATCAAGGAAAAACCCGTGTCGCTGCAGCGCCTGGGCACCACGCTGGCGGTGTGGCGCGGCACCGACGGCAAGGCGCACGCACTGGAAGACCGCTGTCCGCACCGCGGCGCCAAGCTGTCGCAGGGCGCCATCCTGAACGACACCCTCAAGTGCCCCTACCACGGCGTGGAAGTGCGCTGCGACGGCGTGGCCACCTCGGTGCCCGCCAGCCCCGGCTGCAAGCTGGAGGGCGCGCGCGCCACCTTCAACTACCACGTGGCCGAGGTGGCCGACACGCTGTTCGTCTACAACGCGAGCAAGCCGGTGGACACGCCGCCGCCGCTGGTGCTGCCGCCCGAGCTGGCCGACGACGCGCAGTTCTCGCGCTTCCTGTGCTACGTGGAGTGGAAGTGCGACTACCGCTACGTGCTGGACAACGTGCTCGACCCGATGCACGGCACCTTCCTGCACAAGCAGTCGCACGCCATGTCGCAGGGCGCCACGCAGATGAAGTTCGGCATCGAGGCGACCGAAACCGGCTTCCTGTTTGCCAAGGAGGGCCAGCGTGACGTCAACTTCGACTGGTCCGAGTTTGCCGACACCGGCATCCAGACGGTGAAGCTGGAGATCCCCTACCCCAAGACCGGCGGCCCCGGCGGCGGCTTCATCATCATCGGCATGGTCACGCCGATTGCGCCCAACCTGTGCGGCGTGTATTTCTGGCGCGTGCGCAAGGTGGCGCCGGGCTGGGCGCGCGACACCTGGCGCTTCCTGTACCGCGACCGGCTCGAGGCGCGCCACTGGCACGTGCTGGAGCAGGACCGCGTGCTGCTGGAAGACCTGGCGCCCAACGCCAACGAGCACGAGCACCTGTACGACCACGACATGGGCGTGGTGCGGCTGCGCCGCGTCATGCGCAGCGCGGCGCAGGAGCAGATCGAGGCCGAAAAGGCCCGCGCCTGA
- a CDS encoding tripartite tricarboxylate transporter substrate binding protein, which produces MKRICWIGMAMAALATALPAAAQGAADVGKALSSERFTLVSPFPPGGPTDTLARVLAEGLSARYKTPAVVENATGAAGNIGMEKVKRAKGDGHTLLVIPAGNLTINPTLMPNFPFDIRKDFVPVTMLAAAPNVIVTGKASGIRSIADLIARAKAKPGTLSYASPGVGSGLHLAGELFKERTGIDMLHVAYKGTPPALNDVMGGVVPLMFTNLPAALPFIQDGKLLALATTQAKRIPAAPEIPTLAEQGVKGVDVTSWYGLLAPAGTPAEVAGQLARDAAAILAEPEVKQRLTAQGMSQATMSPAAFDQAIRDETAVWAGVLKSRHIQAQ; this is translated from the coding sequence ATGAAACGAATCTGCTGGATCGGCATGGCGATGGCCGCCCTGGCCACGGCATTGCCCGCCGCGGCGCAGGGTGCGGCCGACGTCGGCAAGGCCCTGTCGTCCGAGCGCTTCACCCTGGTGTCGCCCTTTCCGCCCGGCGGCCCCACCGACACGCTGGCGCGCGTGCTGGCCGAGGGCCTGAGCGCGCGCTACAAGACCCCCGCCGTGGTCGAGAACGCCACCGGCGCGGCCGGCAACATCGGCATGGAGAAGGTCAAGCGCGCCAAGGGCGACGGCCACACGCTGCTCGTCATTCCAGCGGGCAACCTCACCATCAACCCGACGCTGATGCCGAACTTTCCCTTCGACATCCGCAAGGACTTCGTGCCCGTCACCATGCTGGCCGCCGCGCCCAACGTCATCGTGACGGGCAAGGCCAGCGGCATCCGGTCGATTGCCGATCTGATCGCGCGCGCCAAGGCCAAGCCCGGCACGCTGTCGTATGCCTCGCCCGGCGTGGGCAGCGGCCTGCACCTGGCCGGCGAGCTGTTCAAGGAGCGCACCGGCATCGACATGCTGCACGTGGCCTACAAGGGCACGCCGCCGGCGCTCAACGACGTGATGGGCGGCGTGGTGCCGCTCATGTTCACCAACCTGCCGGCGGCACTGCCCTTCATCCAGGACGGCAAGCTGCTGGCCCTGGCCACCACCCAGGCCAAACGCATCCCGGCCGCGCCCGAGATTCCCACGCTGGCCGAGCAAGGCGTCAAGGGCGTGGACGTGACCTCGTGGTACGGCTTGCTGGCGCCGGCCGGCACGCCGGCCGAGGTGGCCGGGCAACTCGCCAGGGACGCCGCCGCGATCCTGGCCGAGCCCGAGGTCAAGCAGCGCCTGACGGCCCAGGGCATGAGCCAGGCCACCATGAGCCCGGCGGCCTTCGACCAGGCCATCCGGGACGAAACCGCCGTCTGGGCCGGCGTGCTCAAGAGCCGCCACATCCAGGCGCAATGA